The following coding sequences are from one Syngnathus acus chromosome 14, fSynAcu1.2, whole genome shotgun sequence window:
- the LOC119134210 gene encoding claudin-like protein ZF-A89: MTSVGLQLLGAFLVIVGFFGAILTCALPMWRVSAFIGSNIVTAQVFWEGLWMNCVKQSTGQMQCKVYDSMLALPRDLQAARALVVIAILVVVVGLLLVGVGGKCTNCLEEQAAKTRVAAVAGVLCVLGGVLLIIPVSWSAHVVIRDFYNPLLGDAQRRELGASLFIGWGAAGLLFIGGSLFLGQCASRRDARYSVKYSAPRSAPGGGAYV, from the coding sequence ATGACGTCTGTGGGCCTGCAGCTGTTGGGCGCGTTCCTGGTGATTGTGGGCTTCTTCGGTGCCATCTTGACGTGCGCGCTTCCCATGTGGCGCGTGTCCGCCTTCATCGGCAGTAACATCGTGACGGCGCAGGTGTTCTGGGAAGGTTTATGGATGAACTGTGTCAAGCAGAGCACCGGACAGATGCAGTGCAAGGTCTACGACTCTATGCTGGCGCTGCCCCGCGATCTGCAAGCAGCGCGCGCCTTGGTGGTGATCGCCATCCTAGTGGTGGTCGTGGGACTTCTGCTGGTCGGCGTCGGCGGTAAATGCACGAACTGCCTGGAGGAGCAAGCAGCCAAGACTCGtgtggcggcggtggcgggtGTGCTGTGCGTGCTGGGCGGAGTCCTGCTGATTATCCCAGTCTCGTGGTCGGCGCACGTGGTGATCCGCGACTTCTACAACCCGTTGCTGGGCGACGCGCAGAGGCGGGAGCTGGGCGCCTCGCTCTTCATCGGCTGGGGAGCAGCCGGCTTGCTGTTCATCGGGGGGTCGCTTTTCTTGGGCCAGTGCGCCTCCCGCCGGGACGCCAGATACTCCGTTAAATACTCTGCGCCCCGCTCTGCCCCCGGTGGGGGCGCTTACGTCTGA
- the LOC119134212 gene encoding claudin-4-like has translation MRTQLVGVLLGLLGLLGTGLICALPAWKVSAFVGSNIVTAQVFWEGLWMNCVIQSTGHAQCKAYDSVLALPRDLQASRALVCVSLGVGALALGLSVLGARCTTFLRHDWPTKNNVGLSAGVIFVVAGVLCLIPVSLSAHAIITGFFDPLPSEERRGELGASIYVGWTSGALLIIGGVLVCSVYTC, from the exons ATGCGGACGCAGCTTGTGGGTGTTCTGCTGGGCTTGCTTGGTCTACTGGGCACGGGTCTAATCTGCGCCCTGCCCGCCTGGAAGGTGTCAGCTTTCGTGGGCTCCAACATCGTGACGGCGCAGGTCTTCTGGGAAGGCTTGTGGATGAACTGCGTCATCCAGAGCACGGGACATGCGCAGTGCAAGGCGTACGACTCTGTCCTGGCTCTACCTCGTGACCTGCAGGCCTCCCGGGCACTG gtgtgtgtgtcgttGGGGGTGGGCGCGTTGGCGCTGGGCCTGAGCGTGCTGGGCGCCCGCTGCACAACCTTCCTCCGCCACGACTGGCCCACCAAGAACAACGTGGGTCTATCAGCAGGTGTGATCTTCGTGGTGGCCGGCGTCCTGTGCCTGATTCCCGTCAGCTTGTCGGCCCACGCCATCATCACCGGCTTCTTTGACCCGCTGCCCTCCGAGGAGCGGCGTGGCGAACTGGGCGCCTCCATTTACGTGGGCTGGACCTCAGGGGCGCTGCTCATCATCGGCGGCGTGCTTGTATGCTCAGTCTACACGTGCTGA
- the cldnc gene encoding claudin c, which produces MSSFGLELAGVSVAVVGWLLSVVSCALPMWRVSAFIGANIVTAQVYWEGLWMSCVFQSTGQMQCKVYDSMLALPPDLQAARALTVVSIIIGVLALLISMVGAKCTNCIEDEGVKARVTITSGAAFIVAALAELVPVSWSANTIVVEFYSPVVLSGQKMEIGAALYLGWAAALLLLVGGAILCCSCPPQEEKPGRYGVHPLSRVAYSATPARSVAQSSYNRKDYV; this is translated from the coding sequence ATGTCGTCTTTTGGACTGGAACTGGCCGGCGTGTCGGTGgcggtggtgggttggcttcTGAGCGTGGTGAGCTGCGCGCTGCCCATGTGGCGGGTGTCGGCCTTCATCGGCGCCAACATTGTGACGGCGCAAGTGTACTGGGAAGGTCTGTGGATGAGCTGCGTGTTCCAGAGCACGGGCCAGATGCAGTGCAAGGTCTACGACTCCATGCTGGCACTGCCCCCGGACCTTCAGGCGGCTCGCGCCCTCACCGTGGTGTCCATCATCATCGGCGTTCTGGCTCTGCTCATCTCCATGGTGGGCGCCAAGTGCACCAATTGCATTGAAGACGAAGGCGTCAAAGCCCGGGTGACCATCACGTCCGGCGCCGCCTTTATCGTGGCGGCACTGGCCGAGCTGGTACCTGTATCCTGGTCGGCCAACACCATCGTGGTGGAGTTCTACAGCCCCGTCGTTCTGTCGGGACAGAAGATGGAGATCGGGGCGGCGCTGTACCTGGGCTGGGCCGCCGCGTTGTTGCTCCTGGTCGGGGGAGCCATCCTGTGCTGCAGCTGCCCCCCTCAAGAAGAGAAGCCCGGCAGGTATGGCGTGCATCCCCTCTCTCGCGTGGCCTACTCAGCCACCCCGGCCAGGTCCGTCGCCCAGAGCTCCTACAACAGGAAGGACTACGTGTGA
- the LOC119134196 gene encoding claudin-4-like: protein MASTGMQLLASGLCLLGWAGVIISCLLPMWRVTAFVGSTIVTSQTIWEGIWMTCVVQSTGQLQCKPYDSMLALSADLQAARALIVLAVLTGAVGLVLAFIGGKCTRFLDREGSGSKGRVAVAAGAVLILAGVLCLIPTSWVAGAVVSKFYSAAIDAQRRELGACLYIGWGASIMLILGGGLFISSNCPLEPRGADKSPSVRYLMVRSPTGSLRRIPATRSGGTLFSGPPSYQPASAKSEPAIGTPWGYGGQNSEKSSTKSQLKRMDSAPSEQSEAPSDKSQLKPDEENRKTLGSDGNQPEDASSNPTKTYL from the coding sequence ATGGCGTCGACGGGCATGCAGCTGCTGGCCAGCGGCCTGTGCCTGCTGGGCTGGGCGGGCGTGATCATCAGCTGCCTGCTGCCCATGTGGCGGGTGACGGCGTTCGTGGGCAGCACCATCGTGACGTCGCAGACCATCTGGGAGGGCATCTGGATGACCTGCGTGGTCCAGAGCACAGGCCAGCTCCAGTGCAAGCCCTACGACTCAATGTTGGCGCTGAGCGCCGACCTGCAGGCGGCCCGCGCCCTCATCGTGTTGGCGGTGTTGACCGGCGCCGTGGGCCTCGTGCTGGCCTTCATCGGGGGCAAGTGCACCCGCTTCCTGGATCGGGAAGGGTCCGGCTCCAAAGGCAGggtggcggtggcggcgggggCTGTTCTGATCCTGGCGGGAGTGTTGTGTTTGATTCCCACCTCATGGGTGGCCGGCGCCGTGGTCAGCAAGTTCTACAGCGCCGCTATTGACGCTCAGCGGCGTGAACTCGGCGCCTGCCTCTACATTGGTTGGGGGGCGTCCATCATGCTCATTCTCGGAGGGGGGCTTTTCATCAGCTCCAATTGCCCCCTCGAACCGCGTGGCGCCGACAAGAGCCCGTCCGTACGATACCTGATGGTCCGTTCGCCCACCGGGTCGCTCCGCAGGATTCCGGCCACGAGGTCCGGCGGGACCCTTTTCAGCGGGCCTCCCAGTTATCAGCCGGCCTCCGCCAAGTCCGAGCCTGCCATCGGGACCCCTTGGGGGTACGGCGGACAAAACTCTGAGAAGTCCTCCACCAAGTCTCAATTGAAGCGAATGGACTCTGCGCCTTCAGAGCAAAGCGAAGCGCCGTCTGACAAGTCTCAGCTGAAGCCCGACGAGGAGAACCGCAAGACTTTGGGTTCTGATGGGAACCAACCTGAAGATGCATCCTCCAATCCTACAAAGACCTACCTCTGA
- the LOC119134209 gene encoding claudin-4-like, protein MVSAGFQILGAALGLIGWIGAIVVCALPMWRVTAFIGSNIVTAQTSWEGVWMSCVVQSTGQMQCKVYDSMLALSSDLQAARALLIITIMVGILAILLAVAGGKCTNCVKDPAAKVKVGLAGGVVFIVAGVLLLIPVCWTAHTVVRDFYNPLVSSAQKRELGAALYIGWGAAALMIVGGSMLCCNCPRKDEGSYAARYKAARSDVSAPTSGKDYV, encoded by the coding sequence ATGGTGTCCGCGGGTTTCCAGATCCTGGGCGCCGCCCTAGGCCTGATCGGTTGGATCGGTGCCATCGTGGTGTGCGCGCTGCCCATGTGGCGCGTGACGGCCTTCATCGGAAGCAACATTGTGACGGCGCAGACGTCATGGGAGGGCGTCTGGATGAGCTGCGTGGTCCAGAGCACGGGGCAGATGCAGTGCAAGGTCTACGACTCCATGCTGGCCCTCAGCTCCGACCTCCAGGCGGCACGGGCCCTGCTGATCATCACCATCATGGTGGGCATCCTGGCCATCCTGCTGGCGGTGGCGGGTGGCAAGTGCACCAACTGCGTGAAGGACCCGGCAGCCAAGGTCAAGGTGGGCTTGGCGGGCGGGGTGGTCTTCATCGTGGCCGGCGTGCTGCTGCTGATCCCCGTGTGCTGGACGGCGCACACGGTGGTGCGCGACTTCTACAACCCGCTGGTGTCCAGCGCCCAGAAGCGAGAGCTGGGCGCCGCCCTCTACATCGGCTGGGGGGCAGCCGCCCTCATGATTGTAGGAGGCAGCATGCTGTGCTGTAATTGCCCCCGCAAGGATGAGGGCTCGTACGCCGCGCGCTACAAGGCGGCACGCTCCGACGTCTCGGCCCCCACGTCCGGCAAGGACTACGTCTAG
- the mettl27 gene encoding LOW QUALITY PROTEIN: methyltransferase-like protein 27 (The sequence of the model RefSeq protein was modified relative to this genomic sequence to represent the inferred CDS: deleted 2 bases in 1 codon): MSSADARTFEMARDVILSLHKGTSAEDLVHFYNVWAKTYEQDVELIDYRAPSLAVSKVSAYFGGERQAAAVLDVACGTGMVAKMMKREGFERFVGVDSSEGMLRYARQSGLYQDLKMAKLGDQPLPVPSDAFDVTIIVGGLSSSQVPVKVIRESQQATKQGGLICMTTRANLDNLSYKAALEGEMKQMEDEGLWRRVDVTVVKQFERGVTDHEKAYIPGSIYLFRKL; encoded by the exons ATGTCGTCCGCGGACGCACGCACCTTTGAAATGGCCAGAGACGTCATCCTGTCCTTACACAAAGGCACCTCTGCGGAGGACCTGGTCCACTTCTACAAC GTGTGGGCCAAAACCTACGAGCAG GATGTTGAACTTATCGATTACCGTGCGCCAAGTCTGGCAGTGAGCAAAGTCTCCGCCTACTTCGGCGGAGAGCGCCAAGCGGCGGCAGTGTTGGACGTGGCCTGCGGCACTGGCATGGTGGCCAAGATG ATGAAGCGAGAGGGATTCGAGCGCTTTGTGGGTGTCGACAGCAGCGAGGGCATGCTGCGGTACGCCCGACAGAGCGGCTTGTACCAAGACCTCAAGATGGCAAAACTGGGAGATCAACCACTTCCTGTCCCGTCAG ATGCTTTTGATGTAACGATCATCGTCGGCGGTTTAAGTTCAAGTCAGGTTCCAGTGAAGGTGATCCGGGAGTCGCAGCAGGCCACTAAGCAGG GAGGCCTCATCTGCATGACCACTCGGGCTAACCTTGACAACTTGAGCTACAAGGCAGCCTTGGAGGGCGAGATGAAGCAAATGGAGGACGAGGGACTGTGGCGCCGCGTCGACGTGACTGTCGTGAAGCAATTTGAGCGAGGGGTGACCGATCATGAAAAGGCATACATCCCTGGATCCATTTATCTTTTTCGGAAGCTTTAA